One Cydia splendana chromosome 23, ilCydSple1.2, whole genome shotgun sequence DNA window includes the following coding sequences:
- the LOC134801702 gene encoding gastrula zinc finger protein XlCGF46.1-like, translated as MSVKPDMKLIISNITNGKRFSHCRLCLKNIEEDYVRFGDGVALDLEEKQQCLQPLSELLAKFLGPEVNEEIPGLDAVCTECVVDALRGLRLIQTYHKSSRLLEDALDNLLHALNVDLKVYDDQSLYIIVDENHSELIVMNKNTSETKYNVGETKIICDECPSEFTTTEEYHKHCEENHNQLLCEKCWQAFETNEELTNHLCKKLKCPDCNQYRNTAETLMEHHNKTHKIHICKECGKSCQGSVKLKIHEGKHFNKSQCPKCGKSYATRDFYLKHVDLCEKGLLDPHPFRTKLHKPYSCKECGKSYSTSGGLRVHYKFEHGGAKPHVCPECNKKFTAPSYLKVHMVTHTKEKNFLCNICPNRFVSKEALLYHTRRHTGERPYKCEHCFETFVNASARAEHIKYKHVGPTLMCEICSRKFVTPHFLRTHIKRHHEKDSDWCTENRI; from the exons atgagCGTTAAACCAGATATGAAACTCATAATCTCGAACATCACGAATGGGAAACGGTTCAGTCACTGTAGGTTATGTCTGAAGAATATCGAAGAAGATTACGTTCGGTTTGGAGACGGAGTAGCCCTGGATTTAGAGGAAAAACAGCAGTGTTTACAGCCCCTATCGGAATTACTTGCTAAATTCCTTGGGCCTGAG gtaaatGAAGAAATACCAGGATTAGATGCTGTATGCACAGAATGTGTAGTTGATGCATTGAGAGGCTTGAGACTCATACAAACTTATCATAAATCTTCCCGACTGCTAGAAGATGCCTTGGATAACTTATTACATGCGCTTAATGTTGATCTAAAAGTTTACGATGATCAGTCACTTTACATTATTGTAGATGAGAACCATTCCGAGTTGATAGTAATGAATAAAAATACTTCAGAAACAAAATATAATGTCGgagaaacaaaaataatatgTGATGAATGTCCCAGTGAGTTCACAACCACTGAAGAGTACCATAAACACTGCGAGGAAAATCATAATCAACTTCTCTGTGAAAAATGCTGGCAGGCATTTGAAACGAATGAAGAATTGACCAaccatttatgtaaaaaactaaAATGCCCGGATTGTAACCAATACAGAAATACAGCAGAAACTCTCATGGAACACCAtaataaaacacacaaaatCCACATATGCAAAGAGTGTGGAAAATCATGCCAAGGCTCtgtcaaattaaaaattcatGAAGGAAAGCATTTCAATAAAAGCCAATGCCCGAAATGTGGTAAAAGTTATGCTACAAGAGATTTCTATTTAAAACATGTGGATTTGTGCGAAAAAGGACTTCTAGACCCGCATCCGTTTCGCACCAAACTTCATAAACCATATTCATGTAAAGAATGTGGTAAAAGTTACAGTACTTCAGGAGGACTCAGAGTACACTATAAATTTGAGCATGGTGGCGCAAAACCTCACGTATGTCCGGAATGTAATAAGAAATTCACCGCTCCAAGTTATCTAAAAGTTCACATGGTAACACATACTAAGGAAAAGAACTTTTTATGTAATATATGTCCAAACCGTTTTGTATCAAAAGAGGCGTTATTATATCACACCAGAAGGCATACTGGGGAAAGACCGTATAAATGTGAACATTGTTTTGAAACATTTGTAAATGCATCAGCCAGAGCGGAGCATATAAAGTATAAGCATGTGGGGCCTACGCTAATGTGTGAGATTTGTTCACGTAAATTCGTTACCCCACATTTCTTAAGGACGCACATTAAGAGACATCATGAAAAGGACAGTGATTGGTGTACAGAAAACAGAATATAG
- the LOC134802041 gene encoding zinc finger protein 26-like, with translation MEPDAGIILSAFKYLTKDDEQICRLCLSPTPQYAKYIQDSVILKKPYYEDTVTYAEMFEELGVSEEPLLPQTLCDTCARAVTNGYLFKKLHEHSKEQWDTVLSSLNKTLMQAETVSPSVKTAYIVLSETGNYIVTRRKTHSPNKETAALKLNKIIKSRTRYVHRKKTCLICEECGMKFKTRVLLVRHMKSHKAKPLNCPQCFKAFLTQIQLTEHAERVHYPKKIKCTKCKKMFSTQRTLKAHDRQEHVAVLCKLCFVQFPSRSALKVHLDKHDVIKCPRCNKSFINKQTYRSHVKQCGNAEAKVISFFCDICEKGYIRKNALRSHLKIDHGFGKVLSCSWCAKKFDAASRLRNHIVKHTRERNFSCEHCNGKFVTQAALVYHTRLHTGERPFKCDLCEESFLSASRRMEHKRRKHFGPQMECPVCHVKFVLGSQLKKHVARHSDPQSKLYVPTLDGKQERKYVVRNVLTRVN, from the exons ATGGAGCCAGATGCTGGTATTATATTATCAGCTTTCAAGTATCTAACGAAGGACGACGAACAAATTTGCAGGTTATGTTTGAGCCCTACGCCTCAGTACGCAAAATATATTCAGGATTCCGTGATTTTGAAAAAGCCATACTATGAAGACACCGTTACATATGCTGAGATGTTCGAAGAACTTGGT GTCAGTGAAGAGCCGCTACTGCCGCAAACCTTGTGTGATACCTGCGCCCGGGCCGTTACGAacggttatttatttaaaaaacttcaCGAACATTCCAAAGAACAGTGGGACACCGTGCTATCAAGTCTTAACAAAACATTGATGCAAGCTGAAACTGTCAGTCCCTCAGTAAAGACTGCTTACATAGTGCTTAGCGAAACAGGTAACTACATAGTGACAAGACGTAAGACACATTCACCTAATAAAGAGACTGCTGCACTGAAATTAAACAAGATAATCAAGAGTAGAACTCGGTATGTGCATCGCAAAAAAACCTGTCTTATTTGTGAGGAATGCGGCATGAAGTTTAAAACTAGAGTTCTCCTAGTTCGTCACATGAAGTCACACAAAGCTAAGCCTTTAAACTGCCCTCAATGCTTCAAAGCATTCTTAACTCAGATACAATTAACGGAACATGCAGAAAGAGTACACTATCCAAAGAAAATTAAATGTACTAAGTGTAAGAAAATGTTCAGTACGCAGAGAACTTTAAAAGCTCATGATCGGCAAGAGCATGTAGCTGTTTTATGCAAGTTATGCTTCGTACAATTCCCGTCTAGATCCGCGCTGAAGGTACACCTGGACAAACATGATGTTATTAAATGCCCTCGCTGTAACAAGAGTTTCATCAACAAACAAACATACAGGAGCCATGTAAAGCAGTGTGGCAATGCTGAAGCCAAAGTGATAAGCTTCTTCTGTGACATTTGCGAGAAAGGCTATATTCGTAAAAATGCTCTGCGCTCACATCTAAAGATAGACCATGGATTTGGTAAAGTACTTTCATGCAGTTGGTGTGCTAAGAAATTTGATGCCGCTAGCAGATTACGTAACCACATAGTGAAGCACACAAGGGAAAGGAACTTTAGTTGCGAGCATTGCAATGGGAAATTTGTTACTCAAGCCGCTTTAGTCTATCATACTCGCTTGCATACAGGCGAGCGGCCATTTAAATGTGACTTATGCGAGGAAAGCTTCCTCTCGGCTTCTAGAAGGATGGAGCATAAACGGAGAAAGCATTTCGGGCCTCAAATGGAATGTCCTGTATGCCACGTTAAGTTTGTGCTTGGCAGTCAGCTGAAGAAGCATGTAGCCCGACATTCAGATCCTCAAAGTAAACTTTATGTGCCAACGTTAGATGGGAAACAGGAGAGAAAATATGTAGTACGTAATGTACTTACACGAGTAAATTAG
- the LOC134802036 gene encoding zinc finger protein 429-like, translated as MLPNSITMEAVKLIINPKLTIQTCFLCFKQQDELYNIHSDLVIITDHQEFTVSVFKMVSYLFSLQDTVLQQVCNKCSEIVISIYILLQNYTIMKQSLKKIAETLEKEISGIKKFDKNCYLRIHRNKEKSVNKIKKKNVKSDECRKCDMTFESKEQLQEHKKITHKNTNKAVVCHICGKTCKTPSALKAHSNCHKVKQCPYCSKMLKTHSHFKKHVNNHVTYKRKQNNTKYNCHNCNFVSLSKGTVEAHINKVHLGIRPYICSICDKGFFKKSNLTEHIHIHDKVKTETCEICGDSFVSKKTLMEHIRLHKNQKPYKCEICSESFVTSGRRSDHVKRKHMEKKECCLICNKMFSLKKTLNRHVRKMHWQQCNDIHVSEFVETADGGVNMEMLLPSS; from the exons ATGCTACCAAACAGTATTACTATGGAAGCTGTGAAACTTATAATTAACCCCAAACTAACAATACAAACTTGTTTTCTGTGCTTCAAACAACAAGATGAGTTATACAATATTCATTCCGATCTGGTCATTATTACAGACCACCAAGAATTCACGGTTTCTGTGTTTAAAATGGTGTCGTACTTATTTTCCTTACAA GATACAGTATTGCAACAAGTCTGTAATAAATGCTCAGAAATAgtcataagtatttatattctcttacaaaattacacaataatGAAACAAAGTCTGAAGAAAATTGCTGAAACCTTAGAAAAAGAGATCTCAGGCATAAAGAAGTTTGACAAAAATTGCTATCTAAGAATACATCGCAATAAAGAGAAATCAGTGaataagattaaaaaaaagaatgttAAGTCTGATGAATGCCGAAAATGTGATATGACTTTTGAATCAAAAGAACAGTTACAAGAACACAAAAAAATTACTCACAAAAATACTAACAAAGCAGTTGTTTGTCATATTTGTGGAAAAACCTGCAAGACACCAAGCGCTTTGAAAGCTCACTCAAACTGTCACAAAGTAAAACAATGTCCGTACTGCTCGAAAATGTTGAAAACACATTCGCATTTCAAAAAACATGTTAATAACCATGTGACATACAAACGGAAgcaaaataacacaaaatacaATTGTCATAACTGTAATTTCGTTAGCCTAAGCAAAGGAACTGTAGAAGCGCATATAAACAAAGTCCATTTAGGAATCAGACCTTATATATGTAGTATATGTGACAAAGGATTTttcaagaaaagtaatttaacCGAACATATCCACATACATGATAAAGTAAAAACCGAGACATGTGAAATCTGCGGTGACAGTTTTGTCAGCAAAAAGACTCTCATGGAACATATAAGACTACATAAAAATCAGAAACCATACAAATGCGAAATATGCTCGGAAAGTTTTGTCACATCGGGACGGAGATCAGACCATGTTAAAAGAAAACATATGGAGAAGAAGGAATGCTGTTtgatttgtaataaaatgttcAGTTTGAAGAAAACGCTGAATAGACATGTAAGGAAAATGCACTGGCAACAATGCAATGACATACATGTATCAGAGTTTGTTGAAACTGCTGATGGTGGTGTTAATATGGAAATGTTGTTGCCTAGTTCTTGA